TTGGTAGGCCCCTATTTCCCAATGAGAAACAAAGAATTATTGAGTGGCTTTATAATTATAACTTAAATCCAGAATTAGTCGTTAAAGCCTTTTTCTACTCAATAGAAATTAAGGGCAGTAAAAATATTAGTAGCGTAGAAAGGGTAATAAGAGGTTGGTATAATAAGGGTATATTAAATGTAGAAGGTTTGATGGAACATTTAAAGAAAAAGGATAAGAGAGTTTATTCCTATGAAAGAATAATGAAATCCTTAGGTTTTATTGGTAGAAATATAAGTGAAGGAGAAAGAAAAGTAGTAGACAAATGGTTTGATGAATATAATTTTTCTCTAGAAATGGTTTTAAAAGCTTGTGAAAATACTAAGAAAACTTCTAACCCTAGTATAAATTATATAAATGGTATATTATCATCTTGGTATAGCAAAGGAATAAAAACTGTTGATGAAATTGAAGAAAAGGATAAAAGGGTAAAGAGTACTAATAAAAGTAATAAAAGTAGAAAATCTTATCAAAAACAAAATAGACCTAAAACTGCTCAAACCAGATTTCATAATTTTGAACAAAGGACTTCCCAATATACTTCAGATGAGCTAGAAGAAATCGCTAGAAAAAAAAGAGAAGAATATTATTTTAAAGTAAAAGGTGATTAATAATGAATAGTCATGTTTTAAATGATATTTTAAAAGAATTTGAGAGAAAAAGGGATAAGGCCCATTATGAACAGAACCTTAGAAAAAAGGAAGTATATTCAAAAGTGCCTGAAATAAAAGCTATTGACGATGAAATAGCCAAAACTGGTTTCTATATTTCTAAGTCTATTTTAAAGGATCCTTCTAGTTATAAAAAAAATTTAAATGAGATAAAAAAACAAATGGAAAACTTAAAAATGGAAAGAGCGGTTCATTTAACAGAGAATAATATTAATATAGAATATTTAGATATAAATTATGAATGTAATGAATGTGAAGATACAGGATACTTATCTAATGGAGAGAGATGTAACTGTTTAAAACAAGCTCTTATAAATAAAGCTTATAAAATGTCAAATGTAGAAAACATATTAGAAAAAGAAAATTTCCAAAGTTTTGATATAAATATTTTT
This Tissierellales bacterium DNA region includes the following protein-coding sequences:
- a CDS encoding DnaD domain protein yields the protein MSFTLETTEIDLGDTPIENIFINDFMPMANGTYVKVYLLGYKYAFDRDADIEVNNETIAKHLEIPLGDVLRAWEFWEEKGIIKIIEKSDKDKYDYKVKFLNLKQLYINNNYEHITVTKEASIGNKPKYHNFNTKEVIEANTSPVVQKMFKDVEYTVGRPLFPNEKQRIIEWLYNYNLNPELVVKAFFYSIEIKGSKNISSVERVIRGWYNKGILNVEGLMEHLKKKDKRVYSYERIMKSLGFIGRNISEGERKVVDKWFDEYNFSLEMVLKACENTKKTSNPSINYINGILSSWYSKGIKTVDEIEEKDKRVKSTNKSNKSRKSYQKQNRPKTAQTRFHNFEQRTSQYTSDELEEIARKKREEYYFKVKGD